In a genomic window of Aggregatimonas sangjinii:
- a CDS encoding DUF6503 family protein, whose amino-acid sequence MTTKHSLILASLSIFLLLASCGEQKKKTIAEPTAEDMTEKMPEYNTDDPKSMLAAVEQAQGGWDDLWNKKDVQYTYDYRYPNNTADISVERYIFDTEASFGYYTQHEINAMPEAKGDVAQYFDGQHTTAMLAGKTVEDPQAVGTSEFLRRANYFWFVMPYKLNDKGTLLKYLGQEAYNGTDYDKVEVTYDPAITGKEQNDSYILYLNPKTKMIDRFYFSLPAMGVNVPAIVANYEYENIEGQKIATKRTYFMPNEKGEYDDTPSIVQTLTDVSFNNGFTKESIAVMK is encoded by the coding sequence ATGACAACCAAACATTCTTTAATCCTAGCATCCCTCAGTATCTTTTTACTATTGGCCTCCTGTGGGGAACAAAAGAAAAAAACCATTGCGGAACCGACGGCAGAAGATATGACCGAAAAAATGCCCGAGTACAACACCGATGACCCAAAATCAATGCTTGCCGCGGTCGAACAGGCGCAAGGTGGCTGGGATGATTTGTGGAACAAAAAAGATGTACAATACACCTATGATTATCGTTACCCGAACAACACCGCCGACATCTCCGTAGAACGGTATATTTTTGATACCGAAGCTTCTTTTGGATATTATACACAGCATGAAATCAACGCGATGCCCGAAGCCAAGGGAGACGTAGCCCAATATTTTGATGGACAGCATACTACCGCCATGTTGGCCGGTAAAACCGTCGAAGATCCGCAGGCCGTCGGAACAAGTGAATTTTTAAGGCGAGCCAATTACTTTTGGTTCGTAATGCCCTACAAATTGAACGATAAGGGAACACTGCTCAAATACCTGGGCCAAGAAGCATATAATGGCACCGACTATGATAAGGTTGAAGTAACCTACGACCCGGCCATTACGGGAAAAGAACAAAATGACAGTTACATTCTATATCTCAACCCGAAGACCAAAATGATCGATCGGTTCTACTTCTCCTTACCGGCTATGGGCGTAAACGTTCCGGCCATTGTGGCAAACTACGAATACGAGAATATCGAAGGTCAAAAGATAGCGACCAAGCGTACTTATTTTATGCCGAATGAAAAGGGGGAATACGACGATACACCAAGTATCGTGCAAACCTTGACCGATGTTTCCTTTAATAATGGTTTTACTAAGGAGAGTATTGCGGTAATGAAATAA
- a CDS encoding OmpP1/FadL family transporter has product MKRISIFIALLACALMNAQNINDVLRYSNDNLQGTARFQGMGGAFGAVGGDLSALNINPAGSAVFNHGLLTISGTAYNTDNSATYFNTSTGTIDTYLDINQLGASLVFNSKAESTGWDRIVLAFNYDMITNFDSQVLVDGTSDQSIENYFLSFAQGVPFGNILLQDGEFIEDAYLDIGAQGGFADQQAFLGYYGGIIDPETTDEENTVYNGIAEYNNVNQRFSRTTAGFNSKYTLNFAARYQERLHLGASLNFHGVDYDRVDLFREDGYATDSEVQFVNFDNFLRTEGAGFSFSTGAIYKINELVRLGASYQSPTWYRLEDSFAQRINSDLADEDIDFIDSNIITIFDTYSVKTPAKLTGSLALVFGKSGLLSVDYGYQDMSNARLGRENEGIFSDVNDEISNQLGATSTIRVGGEYRIARFSLRGGYRYEQSPYENSNLIGDLNGISAGLGYDFGGSRLDFAFMRSEQETALRLFDTGLVTPATIDRINTNVTLSYTYNF; this is encoded by the coding sequence ATGAAAAGAATTTCAATTTTTATAGCGCTATTGGCGTGCGCTTTAATGAACGCTCAGAATATTAATGATGTACTTCGGTATAGCAATGATAACCTACAAGGCACTGCCCGCTTTCAGGGCATGGGCGGTGCATTCGGTGCTGTTGGGGGCGATTTATCGGCCTTAAATATCAACCCCGCAGGATCCGCGGTATTCAATCACGGACTCTTAACAATATCGGGAACTGCTTACAATACCGATAACAGCGCAACATATTTCAATACAAGTACAGGTACTATTGATACCTATTTGGACATCAATCAACTAGGCGCCTCCTTGGTTTTTAATAGTAAAGCTGAAAGCACCGGTTGGGACAGAATCGTATTGGCATTTAATTACGATATGATTACCAATTTCGACAGTCAGGTTTTAGTAGATGGCACGAGCGACCAAAGCATCGAGAATTACTTTTTGAGTTTTGCCCAAGGCGTACCTTTTGGAAATATCTTGTTACAAGATGGGGAATTTATCGAGGACGCTTATTTGGATATCGGGGCTCAAGGTGGATTTGCCGATCAACAAGCCTTTCTGGGCTACTACGGTGGTATTATCGACCCAGAGACCACTGACGAAGAAAATACCGTCTACAATGGGATTGCCGAATATAACAATGTGAATCAGCGCTTTTCGAGGACCACCGCTGGATTCAACAGCAAATATACCCTCAATTTCGCGGCGCGCTACCAAGAACGACTGCATTTGGGGGCTTCTTTGAACTTTCACGGCGTTGATTATGACCGTGTCGATTTGTTCAGGGAAGATGGCTATGCTACCGATTCGGAAGTACAGTTCGTCAATTTCGATAATTTTTTGCGTACAGAAGGTGCAGGCTTTTCATTTAGTACCGGGGCGATTTATAAGATAAATGAATTGGTACGTTTGGGTGCCAGCTACCAATCCCCGACCTGGTATCGATTAGAGGATAGCTTCGCGCAACGTATCAACTCAGACCTTGCCGATGAGGATATCGATTTTATCGATTCCAATATTATCACCATTTTTGACACCTATTCCGTTAAGACTCCCGCTAAGTTGACCGGAAGTCTTGCCTTGGTCTTTGGTAAATCCGGACTTTTAAGTGTTGACTATGGGTACCAAGATATGTCGAATGCGAGACTGGGGCGTGAAAACGAAGGTATCTTTTCAGACGTAAATGACGAGATTTCCAATCAACTTGGTGCTACATCAACGATAAGGGTCGGTGGGGAATACCGTATCGCACGCTTTAGTTTAAGAGGTGGTTACCGCTATGAGCAGAGTCCCTACGAAAACAGTAACTTAATCGGAGACCTTAATGGGATTTCGGCTGGTCTAGGTTATGATTTCGGCGGAAGCCGGCTAGATTTTGCCTTTATGCGTTCTGAACAAGAAACTGCACTGCGACTATTCGATACCGGGCTTGTTACTCCGGCCACTATCGATAGGATCAATACGAATGTTACGCTCAGTTACACCTATAATTTTTAG
- a CDS encoding ABC transporter ATP-binding protein: MSEKSGNAFDYRLFKRLIQQSKPYQLTFYGVAVLAVLLSVFAILTAILAGDIVNDAIRENDADKLLTLTLAMLGVLFGQVLSQLGFNYYANWLGQSVIKDVRVALFKKMMGFRMQYFDNSSIGLLVTRAVADMQRIGEIFSQGFFVIVADLLKMLTAAVVMLVLNWKLALLVFVLLPIILYATRLFQKAMKVAFIEVRAQVSNLNSFVQERITGMKIVQLFTREKVEQENFRVINEKHQNAWLKTVWYNSIFFPIAEIVSAVAVGLVVWVGVLQNVDSINTENIGVLFTFIFLIELLFRPLRQIADKFNTLQMGMVAANRVFAILDTHSKIEDTGNLVQDKVKGKITFDTVHFGYLADEEVLHGISFDVKAGQTVAIVGATGAGKSTIINLLNRFYEINSGTIAIDGIDIKKFTLASLRSHIAVVLQDVFLFADTIANNISLKDATITIADIEAAAKQIGVDEFINSLPGGYTYNVKERGTMLSSGQRQLIAFLRAYVSNPSILVLDEATSSVDTYSEQLIQKATEKITEGRTSIIIAHRLATIKKADKILVMDAGEIVETGTHQELLQKGGYYSNLYEAQFLAEDVA, from the coding sequence ATGAGTGAAAAATCAGGAAATGCTTTTGATTACCGCCTATTTAAAAGGTTGATACAACAGTCCAAACCTTATCAGCTCACTTTTTACGGTGTTGCTGTACTAGCGGTTCTATTGTCCGTTTTTGCGATTTTGACGGCCATTTTGGCCGGCGATATCGTAAACGATGCCATTCGAGAGAACGACGCCGATAAATTACTCACGCTCACATTGGCGATGTTAGGGGTCTTGTTCGGACAAGTGCTAAGTCAATTAGGTTTCAATTACTATGCGAACTGGTTAGGGCAATCGGTGATTAAGGATGTACGGGTGGCACTCTTTAAGAAAATGATGGGTTTTCGCATGCAATATTTCGACAATTCATCTATCGGACTTCTAGTAACGCGCGCCGTAGCGGATATGCAGCGGATTGGAGAGATTTTTAGCCAGGGCTTCTTCGTTATCGTTGCCGACTTATTGAAAATGCTGACGGCCGCGGTAGTCATGTTGGTCCTGAACTGGAAATTGGCTTTGCTGGTTTTCGTGTTACTCCCCATAATTTTATATGCCACCCGCTTGTTCCAAAAAGCGATGAAAGTCGCGTTTATAGAGGTGCGCGCACAAGTTTCCAATCTCAATTCTTTTGTGCAGGAGCGTATTACCGGAATGAAAATAGTGCAGCTGTTCACTCGGGAAAAAGTGGAGCAGGAAAATTTTAGGGTGATAAATGAGAAACATCAAAATGCATGGTTGAAAACGGTTTGGTACAATTCCATTTTCTTTCCCATCGCTGAAATCGTTTCCGCAGTGGCCGTAGGCTTGGTGGTTTGGGTAGGCGTGCTACAAAATGTGGACAGTATTAATACGGAAAACATCGGGGTACTGTTCACCTTTATTTTCCTGATCGAACTGCTTTTTCGTCCCCTACGGCAAATCGCGGATAAGTTCAATACTTTACAAATGGGAATGGTGGCGGCCAACCGTGTCTTTGCTATTCTGGATACCCATAGTAAGATAGAGGATACGGGCAATCTGGTTCAAGATAAGGTGAAAGGGAAAATTACATTTGATACCGTGCACTTTGGATACCTCGCCGATGAGGAAGTGCTGCACGGCATTTCTTTTGATGTGAAAGCGGGACAAACGGTAGCCATCGTCGGCGCTACTGGTGCAGGAAAGTCGACTATTATCAATTTATTGAATCGATTTTACGAAATTAATTCGGGTACCATAGCTATCGACGGTATAGACATCAAGAAGTTCACCTTGGCCTCTTTAAGGTCCCATATAGCAGTCGTACTGCAGGATGTATTCTTGTTCGCCGACACCATTGCCAACAATATTTCACTTAAGGACGCTACGATTACCATAGCCGATATCGAGGCGGCTGCCAAGCAAATCGGGGTAGATGAATTTATAAATAGTCTCCCGGGCGGATATACTTATAATGTAAAAGAGCGCGGTACGATGCTTTCCAGTGGCCAGCGACAGCTTATTGCCTTTTTGAGAGCCTATGTTAGCAACCCAAGTATCTTGGTACTGGACGAGGCGACCTCCTCCGTAGATACCTATTCGGAGCAATTGATTCAAAAAGCTACGGAAAAGATTACCGAGGGGAGAACCTCGATTATAATCGCTCATCGATTGGCGACCATCAAAAAGGCGGATAAGATTTTGGTGATGGATGCTGGCGAAATCGTCGAAACCGGTACACATCAAGAACTGCTGCAAAAAGGCGGATATTATAGTAATCTCTACGAGGCGCAGTTTTTGGCCGAGGATGTAGCATAG
- a CDS encoding metallophosphoesterase family protein: MTKILLLSDTHSHMDDTILKYVRQADEVWHAGDIGSLTVTDSIAKLKPLRAVYGNIDDHMIQKEFPLNDRFFCEGVEVLMTHIGGYPPKYNSRTRALLKVKPPKLFICGHSHILKVMMDKPLGVLHMNPGACGKHGFHQMRTMLRFTINGEDIKDLEVVEIGKR; encoded by the coding sequence ATGACTAAAATCCTTCTTCTATCCGACACCCATTCGCATATGGACGATACCATTCTAAAATATGTACGTCAAGCGGATGAAGTTTGGCATGCAGGCGATATCGGTAGTTTGACGGTCACCGATTCCATTGCCAAATTAAAACCTTTGCGAGCGGTCTATGGCAATATTGATGATCATATGATTCAAAAAGAATTTCCACTGAACGACCGTTTTTTCTGCGAGGGGGTAGAAGTTCTGATGACACACATCGGCGGCTACCCTCCTAAATACAATAGCCGTACTAGGGCGCTATTAAAAGTGAAACCACCCAAACTTTTTATATGCGGCCATTCCCACATTTTAAAAGTGATGATGGACAAGCCTCTCGGGGTGCTGCATATGAACCCTGGAGCCTGCGGCAAACACGGCTTTCATCAGATGCGTACCATGCTACGATTTACAATCAATGGGGAGGACATCAAGGACTTAGAGGTTGTGGAAATAGGAAAGAGATGA
- a CDS encoding GNAT family N-acetyltransferase, translated as MNLQPILKNELVRIRPLDARDREELCQVAKDPKIWEQHPCKRNERAEFDTFFEESITSKGALTIIDNQADKIIGSSRYKRIDDFHNGIEIGWTYLSRDYWGGLYNASVKHLMMRHAFQYVDHVVYYVHRDNIRSQKAVQKLGGILINATEQAVLSNSAADVLSFVVKKEAYQKP; from the coding sequence ATGAACCTACAACCAATCCTAAAAAACGAATTAGTGCGCATTAGACCACTTGACGCCCGGGACAGGGAGGAATTATGTCAAGTAGCTAAAGACCCAAAAATATGGGAACAACATCCCTGCAAAAGAAATGAACGCGCGGAATTCGATACGTTTTTTGAAGAATCCATTACCTCCAAAGGAGCACTTACGATCATTGATAATCAAGCCGATAAGATAATCGGAAGTTCCCGATATAAGAGAATCGATGATTTTCATAATGGCATAGAAATCGGGTGGACCTATCTCTCCCGTGATTATTGGGGTGGTCTGTACAACGCATCGGTAAAGCATTTGATGATGCGGCACGCATTTCAATATGTAGACCATGTGGTTTATTATGTACATCGAGACAACATACGTTCCCAAAAAGCAGTTCAAAAACTAGGCGGAATATTGATAAACGCCACCGAGCAGGCTGTTTTATCGAATTCGGCTGCCGATGTCTTGTCTTTCGTAGTCAAAAAGGAAGCTTACCAAAAGCCGTAG
- the proS gene encoding proline--tRNA ligase, whose translation MAKNLTKRSEDYSKWYNELVVKADLAENSGVRGCMVIKPYGYAIWEKMQAALDKMFKETGHENAYFPLFIPKSYLSKEASHVAGFAKECAVVTHYRLKNAEDGSGIIVDPEAKLEEELIVRPTSETIIWDTYRRWIQSYRDLPLLINQWANVVRWEMRTRLFLRTAEFLWQEGHTAHATEKEALAEAEQMMNVYAEFAEEHMAVPVIKGTKTESERFAGALETYCIEALMQDGKALQAGTSHFLGQNFAKAFDVKFANKEGQKEYVWATSWGVSTRLMGALIMTHSDDNGLVLPPKLAPIQVVIVPIYRGLDQLDVISEKIAPLVKELRKKGISVKYDDRDTHKPGFKFNEYELKGVPVRIAIGQRDLENGTYELARRDTLEKETIPAADVVAKIEFLMDDIQKNIYQKAHDHRAGHITTVDSYEEFKKVLEEKGGFISAHWDGTNETEERIKNETKATIRCIPIDAEAEVGTCIVTGKPSNKRVLFAKAY comes from the coding sequence ATGGCTAAGAATTTAACGAAGCGAAGTGAGGATTATTCTAAATGGTACAATGAACTCGTTGTAAAGGCCGATTTAGCTGAGAACTCGGGGGTAAGAGGCTGTATGGTCATCAAACCCTATGGGTATGCGATATGGGAAAAGATGCAAGCCGCATTGGATAAGATGTTCAAGGAAACCGGTCATGAGAATGCCTATTTTCCGTTGTTTATCCCAAAATCGTACCTGAGTAAGGAGGCAAGCCACGTGGCCGGTTTTGCAAAGGAGTGTGCGGTGGTGACACACTATCGCTTGAAAAATGCCGAGGACGGCAGCGGAATCATCGTTGATCCTGAAGCAAAATTGGAGGAGGAGCTTATCGTAAGACCTACCTCCGAAACGATTATCTGGGACACCTACCGCAGATGGATACAGTCTTACCGCGACCTGCCGCTATTGATCAACCAATGGGCGAACGTTGTGCGATGGGAAATGCGAACACGCTTGTTTTTGCGTACCGCGGAGTTTTTATGGCAGGAAGGCCATACCGCACATGCTACCGAAAAAGAAGCACTTGCCGAAGCGGAACAGATGATGAACGTTTATGCCGAGTTTGCCGAAGAACATATGGCAGTACCGGTAATCAAGGGAACAAAAACCGAAAGTGAGCGTTTTGCCGGGGCGTTGGAAACCTATTGCATTGAAGCATTAATGCAGGACGGAAAGGCCCTTCAGGCTGGAACCTCGCACTTTTTAGGACAGAATTTCGCAAAAGCCTTCGATGTGAAGTTTGCGAACAAGGAAGGTCAGAAAGAGTATGTTTGGGCTACCTCTTGGGGTGTGTCTACCCGATTGATGGGGGCGTTGATCATGACGCATAGCGATGACAACGGATTGGTACTTCCCCCGAAACTAGCCCCGATCCAGGTGGTTATCGTTCCGATTTACAGGGGATTGGACCAGTTGGATGTAATCTCGGAAAAAATAGCCCCTTTGGTGAAGGAACTGCGTAAAAAAGGAATTTCGGTCAAATATGATGATCGTGACACTCATAAGCCCGGTTTTAAGTTCAACGAATACGAATTGAAAGGTGTTCCCGTACGTATCGCCATAGGGCAGCGAGATTTGGAGAACGGTACGTACGAACTGGCCCGACGGGATACTTTGGAGAAAGAGACGATTCCCGCGGCGGATGTAGTCGCTAAAATCGAATTCTTGATGGACGATATTCAGAAGAATATTTATCAAAAAGCACATGACCACAGAGCTGGTCACATTACCACAGTTGATTCATACGAGGAGTTTAAAAAAGTGCTCGAGGAAAAAGGAGGGTTCATTTCGGCGCATTGGGATGGTACCAATGAGACCGAAGAGCGTATTAAGAATGAAACCAAAGCCACCATTCGATGTATTCCTATTGATGCCGAAGCGGAAGTAGGAACCTGCATCGTCACCGGAAAACCCTCGAACAAAAGGGTACTTTTCGCGAAGGCCTATTGA
- the rpsT gene encoding 30S ribosomal protein S20 yields MANHKSALKRIRRNEAVRLRNRYQHKTMRNALKKLRSEEKKKDAEAFLPSVVSMIDRLAKRNIIHANKAANLKSKLAKHVAAL; encoded by the coding sequence ATGGCAAATCACAAGTCGGCATTAAAGAGAATCAGAAGAAACGAGGCAGTGCGCCTTCGCAATCGCTACCAGCACAAAACAATGCGTAATGCATTGAAGAAATTGCGTAGCGAAGAAAAGAAAAAAGATGCCGAGGCATTTTTGCCCAGCGTAGTGAGTATGATCGATAGATTGGCAAAACGCAATATCATTCACGCGAACAAAGCTGCCAACCTAAAAAGTAAATTGGCCAAGCACGTCGCTGCACTATAA
- the rho gene encoding transcription termination factor Rho, whose amino-acid sequence MFEISDLKAKKLPELQEIAKGLSVPKFKTLKKLDLVYQILDLQAADPKAVAEVVPTVTADAPQKKSKPTSEKGERAVKNKPNPRPRKTVKAKTDTPDSSKTDDKRPQTTNKPNPRRDSQNKNNRNQPNKSNRSQKESYDKSNFDKDLKNRYKAPEFEFDSIIESEGVLDIMQDGYGFLRSSDYNYLSSPDDIYVSQSQIRLFGLKTGDTVLGNVRPPKEGEKYFPLIKVNKINGIDPQVVRDRVSFEHLTPLFPQEKFNIANRQSSISTRIIDLFSPIGKGQRGMIVSQPKTGKTMLLKDIANGIAANHPEVYQIILLIDERPEEVTDMQRNVQGEVVASTFDKEPTEHVRVANIVLEKAKRLVECGHDVVILLDSITRLARAYNTVQPASGKVLSGGVDANALHKPKRFFGAARNIEGGGSLSIIATALTDTGSKMDEVIFEEFKGTGNMELQLDRKISNRRIFPAIDLTSSSTRREDLLLDKDTIQRMWIMRKYLADMNPIEAMEFIEQRFKQTKNNEEFLLTMNQ is encoded by the coding sequence ATGTTTGAAATTTCAGATTTAAAAGCTAAAAAGCTGCCTGAGCTTCAGGAAATAGCGAAAGGCTTGAGCGTACCCAAGTTCAAGACCTTAAAAAAATTAGACCTTGTCTATCAAATTCTCGACCTACAGGCTGCCGACCCGAAAGCGGTCGCCGAAGTAGTTCCTACTGTTACGGCCGATGCACCGCAAAAGAAAAGCAAACCCACGAGTGAAAAAGGGGAACGTGCGGTCAAGAACAAACCGAATCCTAGACCAAGGAAAACGGTAAAAGCGAAAACCGATACCCCGGATTCCTCCAAGACCGATGACAAAAGACCGCAAACGACCAATAAGCCTAACCCGCGCCGCGATTCGCAAAACAAGAATAATCGAAACCAGCCTAACAAATCCAATAGGTCCCAGAAAGAAAGTTACGATAAAAGCAACTTTGACAAAGATCTTAAAAACCGATATAAGGCACCTGAGTTTGAATTCGATAGTATTATTGAAAGTGAAGGTGTACTCGATATTATGCAGGATGGCTACGGCTTTTTGCGTTCTTCGGACTACAACTACCTTTCTTCCCCAGACGATATTTACGTGTCGCAATCGCAGATACGTCTCTTTGGTTTGAAAACGGGCGATACTGTTTTAGGAAACGTCCGTCCGCCTAAAGAAGGGGAGAAATACTTTCCGTTGATCAAAGTGAACAAAATTAACGGTATTGACCCACAAGTGGTGCGTGACCGCGTTTCGTTCGAACATTTAACACCGCTATTCCCACAGGAAAAATTTAATATTGCGAATCGCCAAAGTAGCATATCCACAAGAATTATCGATCTGTTCTCCCCTATCGGGAAAGGGCAAAGAGGTATGATCGTTTCTCAGCCGAAAACAGGTAAGACGATGTTGTTGAAGGATATTGCCAACGGAATTGCCGCTAACCATCCCGAAGTATATCAGATTATTCTATTAATCGATGAACGCCCTGAAGAGGTTACCGATATGCAGCGGAACGTACAAGGCGAAGTGGTAGCCTCAACCTTCGATAAAGAACCAACGGAACACGTTCGTGTAGCCAACATTGTGCTTGAAAAAGCAAAGCGCTTAGTAGAGTGTGGTCATGATGTCGTAATTCTTTTGGATTCGATAACACGATTGGCAAGAGCATATAATACCGTACAACCCGCTTCCGGAAAGGTTTTGAGTGGTGGTGTTGATGCGAATGCCTTGCACAAACCGAAACGTTTCTTCGGTGCCGCCAGAAATATAGAAGGCGGTGGGTCGTTATCGATCATTGCAACGGCCCTGACGGATACAGGCTCTAAAATGGACGAAGTGATTTTTGAGGAGTTCAAAGGAACCGGTAATATGGAGCTTCAATTAGACCGTAAGATTTCGAACCGAAGAATCTTCCCGGCTATCGATTTGACCTCTTCGAGTACCCGAAGGGAAGATTTGCTCTTGGATAAGGATACGATTCAGCGTATGTGGATCATGCGGAAGTACTTGGCCGACATGAACCCGATAGAGGCTATGGAGTTTATCGAGCAACGTTTCAAGCAGACCAAGAACAACGAAGAGTTTTTGTTGACCATGAATCAATAA
- a CDS encoding DUF4293 domain-containing protein, with translation MIQRIQTVYLLIQALVAGVLPFFVNLWSDAEGMEIYAKNDIMISIAFYTSAALSVIAIVYFKNRKNQFVINRLNIILNLFLLGFFVYRSLNLSGETSVSEKGIGMLIPIVSIVLLFLANRGIKKDEDLVKSVDRLR, from the coding sequence ATGATTCAGCGCATTCAAACGGTTTATTTACTCATTCAAGCACTTGTCGCTGGTGTTTTGCCGTTTTTCGTGAACCTATGGTCCGATGCCGAGGGAATGGAAATTTATGCTAAGAACGACATCATGATTTCTATTGCCTTTTATACATCAGCAGCTTTGTCGGTTATTGCGATAGTATATTTCAAAAACAGGAAAAATCAATTTGTCATCAACAGATTGAACATCATATTAAATCTTTTTTTACTGGGATTTTTCGTTTACCGGTCACTAAATTTATCTGGAGAAACTTCGGTTTCGGAGAAAGGTATTGGGATGCTCATACCCATCGTTTCTATCGTTTTATTGTTCCTAGCCAATAGGGGCATAAAGAAGGATGAGGATCTTGTAAAATCTGTAGATCGTTTGCGTTAA
- the truA gene encoding tRNA pseudouridine(38-40) synthase TruA: MRYFIQFSYFGTAYHGWQKQPNAVTVQSVLEGVFSKLLRAEVSLMGAGRTDAGVHAEQMYAHFDAKPIRDIVDMVYRLNAFLPDDIAVQNIWEVQEDAHARFDATERTYEYWVTQEKNVFLTTGAHYVRHRLDVDGMNTAAALLLRHTDFECFSKSNTEVKTFRCDVKHAKWERQDAKLVFKITADRFLRNMVRAVVGTLLEVGRGQQNEAGVQRILDSKDRREAGTSVPAKGLYLTKIRYPKNTFSSHE, translated from the coding sequence TTGAGATATTTCATCCAATTTTCATACTTTGGAACGGCGTATCACGGTTGGCAAAAACAGCCGAACGCGGTGACGGTACAATCTGTTTTGGAAGGTGTTTTTTCCAAGCTCCTACGCGCAGAGGTATCATTGATGGGGGCGGGACGTACCGATGCAGGCGTTCATGCCGAACAAATGTATGCCCATTTTGATGCAAAACCGATTAGGGATATCGTTGATATGGTCTATCGTCTCAATGCCTTTCTTCCAGACGATATCGCCGTTCAGAACATTTGGGAAGTTCAAGAGGATGCGCACGCTCGATTTGATGCAACCGAACGTACTTATGAATATTGGGTGACCCAAGAAAAGAATGTGTTTTTGACAACTGGGGCCCATTACGTAAGACATCGATTGGATGTAGATGGCATGAATACGGCAGCAGCATTACTTTTGCGGCACACCGATTTCGAATGCTTCTCCAAATCAAATACCGAGGTAAAGACTTTTAGATGCGATGTGAAGCACGCGAAATGGGAAAGGCAAGACGCCAAACTGGTCTTTAAGATTACTGCAGATCGTTTTCTACGCAATATGGTTCGCGCGGTCGTCGGTACGCTATTGGAAGTGGGAAGGGGTCAGCAGAACGAGGCTGGAGTACAACGCATCTTGGATAGCAAGGACAGGAGGGAAGCCGGAACCTCCGTGCCCGCAAAAGGCTTATATTTGACAAAGATTCGATACCCGAAAAACACCTTTAGTTCACATGAGTGA